In Kordiimonas sp. SCSIO 12610, the sequence CGCATCATCATCACCCGCGAGCCAATTATCAAATGGGCTATTGTTTGGCACAATCGTTCGTTCGTAGGTTGCGATTGCTTTTTTAATGCTGTCTTCGCTAATGCCTTTGGATGGAAACGCTAATGCAAACCCTGAAACGTAGGCTGGAATTCCTTTTAATCGTTCCACCAATTCTTCGAGCGGCAGGTTCATTTCAACTTCGCTCGTAATGGGGCCACCTGCTTGCTCTTCAAGCGTTGCTGCTCTGCCATCCCAAAAGAAACTATCGACCCACGCCATTGAAAGCACGGTTGGGGCATGTCTGTCCAATTTCTGGTTTTGTGCACCGATAGCTGTGGGAAATGGCACTTCCCAGCCAAAAGATGGATTATGACATGTGGCACAGCTCATATTCTGTCCACCCGATAAACGCTGATCAAAAAACAGCATTTTCCCGAGCGTTGCCTTTTCCAAAGTGTAGGGGTTAGATTTTGGAAAGGGGATTACACTTGGTCTTCTATAATCATTTTTGATTTTTTCAGAATCATATGATCCATATTCATTTTCATCCGTAAAATGAATAGAGTGTCCCTGAATACTGATTAATAAAACAAAAAATATACTTGCAAATACGTGCGTTAACCGTGGCATTTTATAGTCCAAAACGATGCTCGTTCCCCAACGCGCATTCGAAGTAATTACACAGAAATAATAATAAAAGGTTTACGGAAAAAGGTTATTTTCTCTTTGTTTTCAATATATTAGCAATGGTTTATTTTTTTAATAATAAACCTATTAAGGGATTTAAATACCTCTTTATACGGCATTGATGAAACATTTTTGCGGTACAAAGATATGGGTGCAATCAAGTATAGAAACTGTATGTTTTAAAGATTGTATTTTTTT encodes:
- a CDS encoding cytochrome-c peroxidase, encoding MPRLTHVFASIFFVLLISIQGHSIHFTDENEYGSYDSEKIKNDYRRPSVIPFPKSNPYTLEKATLGKMLFFDQRLSGGQNMSCATCHNPSFGWEVPFPTAIGAQNQKLDRHAPTVLSMAWVDSFFWDGRAATLEEQAGGPITSEVEMNLPLEELVERLKGIPAYVSGFALAFPSKGISEDSIKKAIATYERTIVPNNSPFDNWLAGDDDAISASAQRGFDLFNTKAQCSTCHSGWNFSDNQFYDIGLASEDIGRFKEDGSNPKNRHAFKTPGLRNLTQRAPFMHDGSLQSLEDVVIHYVSGGVERPSRSEHIGPLNLNDTEVTDLVAFLESLTAEREQVVLPILPN